A window from Xiphophorus maculatus strain JP 163 A chromosome 17, X_maculatus-5.0-male, whole genome shotgun sequence encodes these proteins:
- the ppp1r12a gene encoding protein phosphatase 1 regulatory subunit 12A isoform X2, whose amino-acid sequence MKMADAKQKRNEQLKRWLGSETDQEPPVLKKKKTKVKFDDGAVFLAACSSGDTEEVLRLLDRGADINYANVDGLTALHQACIDDNIDMVTFLVEHGASVNQPDNEGWIPLHAAASCGYLDIAEYLISQGANVGVVNSEGETPLDIAEEEPMEELLQNEINRQGLDIEAARKEEERIMLRDARQWLNSGQIQDTRHAKSGGTALHVAAAKGYVEVLKLLIQAGYDINIKDYDGWTPLHAAAHWGKEEACRILVENLCNMELVNKMGQTAFDVADEDVLGYLEELQKKQNLLMREKKDAKKSPLIEVTTTGDNNQSLKPLKSKETLLLEPEKTAPRIETLEPEKVDEEEEGKKDESSCSSEEEEEEDSESETEADKSKPPAVVTSSTTTTTTPATVSTSSPTSPTNQVTTPTSPVKKVVQPAGKVSTKVEEDRKDESPASWRLGLRKTGSYGALSEITATKEAQREKDTTGVMRSASSPRLTSSLDNKEKEKEKDKGTRLAYVAPTVPRRLASTSDIDEKENRDSTALIRSGSYTRRRWDDDLKNSEGSSSTNRTSSYQRSTSHTLALGRSGSTRDVPAKSSSTSSLDPNTCNTKPWQPPSSHYPSYSIYRSGSFGRRHEDLSSSTSSTATTTSSSVTSPTGHRGLLSSLGSSSTRTGFTSLTSRYWSEESAEREKEKEKDSAAVIPTINTGSTTTTTSTTTTTAISTTTALTGIGTGPERRRSYLTPVRDEESESQRKARSRQARQSRRSTQGVTLTDLQEAEKTIGRSRPQKTREEEKEEKEKQDKEKQEEKKETETKEDDYRSKYRSFEERYRSASSSSSSSISTVSTASTAPYSSSSLSSGSSALNRPNSLTGITSSYSRSSRDTEKESDQKDEEKEGEDKSQPRSIRDRRRPREKRRSTGVSFWTQDGGDDDPEQQSDSEEGSTRGEPQSDRLSRNESTSYLDRNDALFSRSYGESRRPYSSRLDRDDTTDYKKLYEQILAENEKLKAQLRDTDLELTDLKLQLEKATQRQERYADRSQLEMEKRERRALERKISEMEEELKMLPDLKADNQRLKDENGALIRVISKLSK is encoded by the exons GCTTGCATAGATGACAACATTGACATGGTGACATTCCTGGTGGAACACGGAGCCAGCGTCAACCAGCCTGACAATGAGGGATGGATCCCCCTCCATGCTGCAGCTTCTTGTGGATACCTAGACATAGCAGA GTATCTGATCAGCCAAGGCGCTAATGTTGGAGTTGTGAACAGTGAGGGGGAGACGCCTCTGGACATCGCTGAGGAGGAACCAATGGAGGAACTTCTACAAAATGAGATTAACCGACAAG GGTTGGACATAGAGGCTGCCCGAAAAGAGGAGGAGCGCATCATGCTGAGAGATGCCCGGCAATGGCTGAACAGCGGTCAGATTCAAGACACCAGGCACGCGAAGTCGGGAGGAACGGCGCTCCATGTAGCCGCTGCCAAAGGATACGTGGAGGTTTTAAA GCTTTTAATCCAAGCAGGTTATGACATAAATATTAAGGACTATGATGGCTGGACGCCTCTCCACGCAGCGGCACACTGGGGCAAAGAGGAGGCGTGTAGAATACTCGTGGAGAATCTGTGCAACATGGAGCTTGTTAATAAAATG GGCCAGACGGCTTTTGATGTAGCTGATGAAGATGTTCTGGGATATTTAGAAGAgctacaaaagaaacaaaacctg CTGATGAGGGAGAAGAAGGATGCTAAAAAGTCTCCTTTGATTGAGGTGACAACCACAGGGGACAACAACCAATCACTGAAACCACTCAAAAG CAAAGAAACGCTGCTTCTGGAGCCGGAAAAGACTGCGCCGCGCATCGAGACCTTAGAACCGGAGAAGGTGGACGAAGAGGAAGAGGGGAAGAAGGACGAATCAAGCTGCTcgagtgaggaggaggaggaggaagattcAGAGTCTGAAACTGAAGCAG ACAAGAGCAAGCCTCCAGCAGTGGTGACCAGCAGCACAACGACAACTACGACCCCAGCCACCGTCAGCACGTCGTCTCCAACGAGTCCAACAAATCAGGTGACGACGCCCACTTCACCAGTTAAGAAG GTCGTTCAGCCTGCCGGAAAAGTCTCAACCAAAGTGGAGGAGGACAGGAAGGACGAGTCTCCGGCTTCGTGGCGTTTGGGTTTGAGGAAGACAGGCAGCTACGGCGCGCTCTCTGAGATCACAGCCACAAAGGAAGCTCAGAGGGAAAAGGACACTACAGGCGTGATGCGGTCGGCCTCCAGCCCTCGCCTCACCTCATCCCTggacaacaaagaaaaagaaaag GAGAAAGACAAAGGAACCCGACTTGCGTATGTGGCCCCAACCGTCCCCAGGAGACTTGCCAGTACTTCAGACATCGACGAGAAGGAAAACAG GGACTCTACAGCTCTGATACGTAGCGGCTCATACACCCGGCGACGCTGGGACGACGACCTGAAGAACAGCGAAGGAAGCTCCTCCACCAACCGGACCTCCAGCTACCAGCGCAG CACGTCCCATACTCTAGCGCTGGGGCGGAGCGGCAGCACGCGGGACGTGCCAGCCAAGTCTTCGTCAACCTCCAGCTTGGATCCTAACACCTGTAATACTAAACCCTGGCAGCCACCCTCCTCCCACTACCCGTCCTACAGCATTTACCGCAG CGGCTCTTTCGGCAGAAGACACGAGGACctgagctcctccacctcctccacagCCACCACCACCTCCTCGTCTGTTACCTCGCCCACTGGCCACCGCGGCCTCCTCTCCAGCCTGGGGTCCTCTTCCACCCGAACTGGCTTCACCAGTCTCACCAGCAG GTACTGGTCAGAGGAGAGTGCAGAGAGGgaaaaggagaaggaaaaggaCTCGGCTGCTGTTATACCCACTATAAATACTGGCTCTACCACAACCACCACGTCTACCACTACCACCACCGCCATATCCACCACTACTGCCCTCACTGGCATCGGCACCGGCCCAGAACGACGCAG GTCGTACCTGACACCGGTGCGAGACGAGGAGTCGGAGTCTCAGAGGAAAGCTCGATCTAGACAGGCCCGGCAGTCGAGGCGCTCCACCCAG GGTGTGACTCTTACTGACCTGCAAGAGGCTGAAAAAACAATTGGCAGGAGTCGTCCCCAAAAGACCCgcgaagaggagaaggaggagaaagagaagcAAGACAAGGAGAaacaggaggagaagaaggagacGGAGACCAAGGAGGATGATTACCGATCGAAGTACCGGAGCTTTGAAGAG CGTTATCGGTCTGCGtcttcgtcctcctcctcttccattTCCACCGTCAGCACTGCCTCCACTGCTCCCTACTCCAGCTCTTCTTTGTCCTCTGGGTCCAGCGCCCTCAACAGGCCCAACAGTCTGACAGGGATCACCTCATCTTACAGCAGGTCCTCTCGAGACACAGAAAAAG AATCAGACCAAAAGGATGAGGAGAAGGAAGGGGAGGACAAGTCTCAGCCCCGCTCCATACGGGATCGCAGGCGGCCCCGGGAGAAGAGACGCTCCACTGGGGTGTCCTTCTGGACTCAAGAT GGTGGAGATGATGACCCTGAGCAGCAGTCGGACTCTGAGGAGGGCAGCACCAGGGGAGAACCGCAG AGTGACAGATTGTCCAG aaatgaGAGCACTTCATATTTAGATCGCAACGATGCTCTTTTTAGCCGTAGTTATGGTGAGAGTCGAAGGCCGTACTCCAGCCGACTGGATAGAGACGACACCACCGACTACAAAAAG CTCTATGAGCAGATCTTAGCTGAGAACGAGAAGCTGAAGGCCCAGTTACGCGACACTGACCTGGAGTTGACAGACTTGAAGTTACAGCTAGAGAAAGCTACACAG AGGCAGGAACGCTACGCTGACCGATCCCAGCTTGAGATGGAGAAAAGG GAAAGAAGAGCTCTAGAAAGGAAGATTTCTGAGATGGAGGAGGAACTCAAG